The DNA sequence CCATGAGCTTCGCGGAGAAGAAGGTGCATCTGGCACGCATCCGCAGCCTTACCCAGGAGGTGCCGCCGTTGCCCGACTTCAGTCGCTTCCACGACAGTTTCCGCGCCGTGCCCAACGTGCCCGGCGGCAACCTGCGCGAGGCCTTCTTCCTGGCCTACAAAGAGGAGCACTGCGAATATGTGAAGCTGCACGACTGTCCTGCCGTATTGCGCGGCGGGCGCCAACTCGTCTCGGCCAACTTCGTCATCCCCTACCCCCCCGGCTTCCCCGTGCTGGTGCCCGGCCAGATCATCAGCGAGGGGATCCTGGACTTCCTCATCGCCCTGGACGTGAAGGAGATCCACGGCTACCGCGCCGAGCTGGGCCTGCGCGTCTTCGCCGATGCGGCGCTGAAGCGCAAGATGACGGGGACGGCACTCGGCGGCGCACGGGCGACAGCGATGGGCAATGGAGGAGGTGCGGCGCGAAGGGGGAAGGTGTAGGGGCCAGGTATCCTTACGCCATCGCCTGCTACCTTGGCCCTGTAGTACCAAGCATTCCCATGGCCAAGAAGAAGTCCTCCTCCCGCCGCCGCGGGAAACCAGCCCCCAAAGCCTCAGCGAAGGCTCCGACGAACAAGCGGAGAACGAAGAGCGCCAGGAAGCCCGCCGCCAGGAAGAAGGCGCCCGGCAAGGATCCGGCCGCACGGAAGAAGGCCTCCACCCGGAAGCCGCGGACCACCCCCAAGATGCTCCGTGGCGTCAGCGATATCCGCCGCTTCTTCTACCGCAACGAGGTGCCCATCTACTTCATCAGCGCCACCAGCTTCAACGTACTGGGCGCCGACGAGTGGATCAAGGGCTTCCGCTTCATCACCTACATCGACTGTTTCGACGGGCTTCACCCCAACAGCTTCACCCCGCAGGAGGAGCTTCCCCACGAGGAGTTCCAGAGCATCGAGGACATCAACAACTACCTGCTGGAGCACAAGGAGGTGCACGACTTCATCGAGAGCAGGATGCAGAAGGGACGCGCGGGCAAGGCCATGTTCCTGATGTTCGATGAGAAGACCGAGAAGCTGGCGCGCAAGCTGGGGCTGGAGGTGATCTTCCCTCCGGCCAAGCTGCGCACCTTCATGGACAACAAGGTGAACACCAACCGCATCGCCGAGAAAGCCGGTGTGGCCTGTGTGCCCTACGTGCTGCACCATGTGAAGAACTATGAGCACCTGCTGAGCTTGGCGCAGAAAGGCAGGCTGGGCACCGACCTGGTGGTGCAGACGCCCTTTGGCGACAGCGGCCACACCACCTTCTTCATCAACAGTGAGACGGACTATGACAAGTACAGCAAGGAGATCGAGGCGGAGAAGGAGTGCAAGATCATGAAGCGGATCAACTGCCGGGGCGCGGCCATGGAGGCCTGCGTCACGCAGCACGGCACCATCGTGGCGCCGCTGATGACCGAGCTGGTGGGCTTCAAGGAGCTGACCCCCTACAAGGGTGGCTGGTGCGGCAACGAGATCTACGCCGATGCCTTCACACCAAGCATCCGCCGCAAGGCGCGCATGTACACCCAGCGCTTCGGCGACCAGCTGCGCAAGGAGGGTTACAAGGGCTACTTCGAGCTGGACTTCCTGATCGACCAGGACAACGGCGAGATCTACCTCGGCGAGCTCAACCCCCGCATCACCGGCGCCAGCAGCATCACCAACCACGCGGTGTTCGCCCTGGCCGATGCACCGCTGCATCTCTTCCACATCCTGGAATGGATGGACCAGCCCTACGCGCTGAACGTGAAGGCGCTGAACAGCCGTTGGGGCCGTGCGGAGAACATCGACGGATGGGGGCAGCTGGTGATCAAGTTCACCGACGACCGCGTTGAGCGCGTGACCGAAGCGCCCCGCAGCGGCATCTGGCGCATGGGCAGGGACGGCCGTATCAACTTCAACCGCATGGACAGCCATCGCCGCGCCGTGGAGGGGGAGAACGAGGCCTTCTTCATGCGCATCACACGCACCGGCGACTGGCTTTACGAGGGCGCCGACATGGGCATTCTGGTGATGCGCGGCCGGATGATGACCGACGACTTCAAGCTGACCGAGCGCGCGAAGAAGTGGATCGCCGCGATCAAAGGGCAGTACAAGAGCGTGGTGCCCGGCGGCATGGGCGCGAATGGCGATCAGGGGGTGTTGGAGATCGGGGGCTTCAAGATGATGTGATGGAAGAGTGGCGAGTGGTGAGTGGCGGCCCACAGGGCCAACCCGCCGAGTGGCGAGTGAATGCCCTGGGCGAACACGTTCCGTGCAGGGCATGCACTCGCCACTCACCACTCGCCACTCACCTCTCTTCCTCCCCCCAACACGACCTTAGGGCTTAGCATGTTCGTCCAACTAAAGCTCATCCACGAACCAAAGCCCAGCGAACGCTGGCAGCGCTTCTGGCACCGGGTGTGGCCCTTGTACAAGCACTGGTTCCTGGGCGAGGGCATCGAGGCACGCGCGGGCTACACCACCAGCCTCAGCATGCTGCAGGAGCACATGCCCGAACTGCTTCCCACCTATGAGCGCCTCTGCGAACTGGCCGGCGGCGGCGATCTGGAAGCACGTTTCCTGAGCATGTGGAACCCGCCGCCATACATGGCCGGTTGCTCGCAGGCCGCCTGGGTGCGCGGCAACCCCACGCTGGTGCGCAACTACGACTACGACCCGCGCTTCTTCGACGGCCGCATGCGCCACACCGAATGGCTGAGGCCCGTGATCGGCATCCAGGACAGCGCCTGGGGCATCCTCGATGGCATGAACGCCGACGGATTGGGCGCCGCGCTGGCCTTCGGGGGCCGCAAGGTGAGCGGCGAGGGCTTCGGCATCCCGCTGGTGGTGCGCTATGTGTTGGAGACCTGCGGCACCGTGGCCGAAGCGGTGGCGGCGATCACACGCATCCCCGTGCACATGAGCTACAACGTGCTGCTGCTGGACAAGAGCGGCCGCTACGCCGTGGTGTATGTGAATCCTGACCGACCCGCACGCGTAGTGGAGCGCCCCGTATGCACCAACCACCAGGACCAGGTGGAGTGGGACGAGTACGCCGCCTTCACACAGACCGTGTACCGCCGCGACTATCTGGAGGAGTGTCTGCTGGACGAGAACATCGACCGGGCACAACTGCTGAAGCGCTTCCTGCGTCCGCCCCTCTACCACCAGCAGTACCTGCGCGGCTTCGGCACACTCTATTCGGTGAGCTACGACCTGGCCCAGGGCCGATTCAAGGTCTTCTGGCCCGGCAAGCAGGTGGAGGGCGGCTTCAAGAAGTTCGAAGAGCAGTTGGTGCAGGTGACGCTGCTGCGGCCCGTGGGGCGGTACATGGCGAAGTGAGGACAGGCACACACGAAACAAGGGGCCTCCAAGGCCCCTTGCTTCATGCGGATGATATGCGGGAAGATCTACCGGATCCGTGCGATCTCGCGTTTGCTCGCGACCATATAGCTCCGGTACTCGTCGCGGACCTCCTTGAACTTCTCCACGGTGCCGAAGTGCGCAATTGCAGCCTGGCGCCCTTTTACATTATCGGGGCGCACCTCCCAGTTCATGTCCTCGATGCCGCCTTCCATCTTCCAAACGATCATCACATCCCATTCGCCGGTGCTCATGCGCAGCCTCAGCACAGGCTGCGGCGTGCCCGCCTTTTCGTTGATCTTGTCCATATCGTCCCAGATCTGCTGGATCCGTGCCATTTTTCCAGCTTGGAATTTGATGTGAACGACACTGTGCCATTGGGGGTTGTCCAGGCGTTTGGCTTCAAGAACATCCTGGGCCAGGACGTTGGTGGACATTGACAGCCCGATGAACAGGGCTACTGCGAGGTAGAGGATCGTGTATTTCATGGTATGGTGTGGTTGGATGTTTCCTGTCGCGGTCCAAACCAACGCACATCACGGGCGCCCATCAAGTACTACAATTAATACCGGCTCTGCTGAAAGCGTGGTATCGTATGCTTGTGGGGCCTTTTGCTGAACAAGCTCTTCCATGCGTCATCTGCTCCTGACCAGCCTGCTCATCCCAACGCACTGGTGCGGTGCACAAGGCATGGTGAAAGACCGCGAACTGGTGGTGTCGGTGCGCGCGTTCGGTGTTCCGGATGGCCTGCTTCATCGTCATGTTTGGCAGGTGGTGGAAGACCGGGATGGGTTCATCTGGATGGCCACATCGGGAGGCGCGCAACGTTTCGATGGGAACGTCTTCACCAGCTGGACCACCGCCGAAGGGCTTACCACCAATGCCATCGCGGCCATCTGGCCCGATGCCAAGGGCAACTTCTGGTTGATCTCCCAGGGGCTCTCGGAGATGGGCACGGTGAACTCGATCGACATTCTGCACCCCCGCACCGGCGCGGTCCGCACTTTCGCGCAGCACTTCGGGGCCGATGTCCAGCTCCAGGCCAATGAGATCTGCGGAAAGGCCATCGTCCTTGATGACAGCACCTTGGTGATGGGCGCAGCGGGGCGCTTGATCTTCTACGACAAGTCCGGTTTCCGCGAGCTGCCCGTCGCGGTGGATGGCATCCTCAGGCCGCTGATGATGGATCGGCAGGGGGCGGTCTGGTGCATGCGCTTCTTGCCCGGTGGACCCTACCTGGACCTGGTGAAGGTGGATCCCACGGGCAGGGTGGAGCGGGATCCGTCATCACCGTTCCGCACGGGCATCATTGGCGATGTGCAGGGCTGCGACATGCGCACCAAGGACCACGGCTTCTACTTCGTGGCCGAGCAAGAGAACAAGAGCATCCATGAGTTCTGGATACCCCCCCAGGGACAGGTACGGCGCATGACCACGCGTCTGCCTGATGAGGCCATCGACCGGTTGTGGAAGCCATTGTTGATGCCACTTGGCAACGACCGCTGGCTGGTGGGTAACAGTGTTCGACAGATGCGGCCCGGTGACGACCCGTTGGCGGCACCGTTGCTACAGGGACTGGGCCCGCAATTGCCACTGGACCATGATGGCCCCATGCGGGCTTGGATGGACCAGCGCGGCAACATCTGGATCTGCGGTCAACTTGGCCTCTGGCAGTTACGCATCCGGGAAACGCGCTTCCAACGATGGCTTCAGAACCATGCCGGCAGGATCTCCGAGAGGAACAGCATCCGGGGAATGGCACTGATCGGCGACAGCTTGTTCGTGAATACGGAGAAGAACGGGCTCTGGCGCTTGGATAGCCGCAGTGGCGATGCCGTATGTCTCGAGGACGGCAGTGGGTCGCTGCGCTATGGGTTGGCTTCCGATGGGCGTGGCGGCCTGTACGGCAGTTCGGGAAATGGACTGTACCACTGGAAGGACGGCAGGCTGCGCGGCACAGTGAGCACACCTTACAACATGGTGTGGAACATCCTGCCTCTGGAGGATGGCCGCCTGCTGTTGGGCACCCTCTTGGGTCTGGCTTGGAGCGATACAACACTCGGGCATTACTCCCCCATCCCTCCTGCGGTACACGGCATGCCCGAAAGTTCACCAGTGAACCATTTGTGCAGGGATCCTCAAGGAAAAATCTGGGCGAGCACCACCACGGGGCTGTTTGAACTCGATGCCGAAGGAGCACCCCTGGCCCGCTGGTGGATCGGCAGCACCACCAACCCGCTTCCAGCCGATATGTTCCACCATGTGTTCACCGACGATGACGGGATCATGTGGCTGGCCACCGCTTCCCACGGTCTGCTCCGATGGGATCGTGTTAGCGGGTCGGTGCGTGCCATCACCATGCGCGATGGCCTGCCCAGCAACGGCATTTATGCCACCTACGCCGACACACGCGGGAACCTCTGGCTGCCCACGGACAACGGCATTGCGCGCTATGTCCCCAACTCCGGACAGGTCGCGATCTTCAATGAGGAAGACGGCATCGCACACCACGAATTCAACAGGCTTGCCCACCTGCAGGGTCCCGATGGCATGCTGTATTTCGGTGGCCTTGATGGGATCACGGTCTTTCATCCGGACAGTCTGTTGGAACGTACGGGCCGTGGCCATGCGCCCTTCGTCATCGCCAGCGTGCAGCAGTTCATCGGCGCACGGGACAAGCTGGAGGACCGCAGTTCCGAAGTGATCGGCAATGGTACCATCACCCTGCTGCCGAACGACCGCTTCTTCACCCTGCGCATGGCACTGCTGAGCTACGAAGAACCCGGGAACATCCTCTACGGTTGGCGCGTCGATGGCATCGATCAGGATTGGAATCTGCAGCGGGAACCCACGATCCGCTTCGCATCGCTGCCCTATGGAGAACATGTGCTCCGCCTGCGAGCCAAGGGTGCCGATGGGGTTTGGAACCCGAAGGAACTGTCACTGCTGGTCCGGATGGTTCGTCCATGGTATTTGCGCTGGTGGGCTTTTGCGTTGATGGCAGTGCTCATTTTTGCTTCGGTCTACGGCCTTTTCCGCTATCGGCTGGCACGCGTGCGGGCCATGGTGCGCATGCGCGACCGCATCGCGCTGGACCTCCACGACGAGGTGGGCAGCACCCTCAGCAGTGTGGCGCTCTTCAGCACCGTGGTGAACCGCAGGGCAGCGGACCGCAGCCCGGAGGAGGGCGCCATGCTCCGCCGCATCGCGGAGAACAGCGCACAGGCCATGGAGAGCATGAACGACATCGTGTGGAGCGTGAACTCGCGCTACGACGACCTGGGCGATGTGCTGGACCGCATGCAGCAATATGCAGGGCCGCTGGCCGAAGCACAGGACTGGGACCTGCACATCACCATGAGCGACGAACTGCGCAGCATGAAGCTGGGCATGAACGAGCGGAAGAACCTCTACCTGGTGTTCAAGGAGGCGGTGAACAACGCCGCCAAATACGCACGCTGCGATCGCATGAACATCTCGGTGGCCCGCAAGGGGGATCTCATCGAGCTTTCGGTGGCGGACAATGGCGTGGGACTGGAGGTGGGGTCCAACGGCGGCAGCGGGTTGGGCGGCAATGGCCTGCGCAGCATGGAACAACGGGCTGCGGACATCCGGGGCATATTGGAGGTACTTAGCGCGCCGGGCCAGGGCACCACCATCACCTTGCGTTTCAGGCCCCAGCGGGGGTAGTAATTGTAGTCATTGGCAAAGGCGCTTCCGGGTGTGTTCCTTTGAAGGGATGATACGCGTGGCCCTTTTTGATGACAACCGCGAGCAGCGTGATGCCCTGTGCGCACTGCTGGACGATGTGGACGCCACCACCTGTGCTGGTGCCTTCGCCGATGCGCGCAACGCCGTGGCCGATGTGGAGGCCTGCCTCCCCGATGTGGTGTTGATGGACATCGACATGCCCGGTATCAACGGCATACAAGCCACCGCCGAGCTACGCCAGAAGTTCACCGACCTGCGCGTCATCATGCTCACGGTGATCGAGGACGACGACCGCATCTTCGCCGCCATCCGCGCCGGTGCCGATGGCTACTTCCTTAAACAGACCGCACCACTGAAGTTGATCGACGGCATCGCCGAGGCCATGGAGGGTGGCGCACCCATGAGCCCCGGTGTGGCGCGTCGCGTACTGGGCATGGTACACGGCCCCGATCGCGAAAAGGAAGCGGAGAAATTCCAACTCACCGAACGCGAACACGAGATACTGGGCTTGCTTGTGAAAGGCTGGACCTACAAGCGCATCGCCGCCGAACTGGGCATCGCTTTCCCTACGGTGAACAAGCATGTGGGCCATGTGTACGTGAAGCTGCGCGTGAAGAGCGTGGGCGAGGCCGTGGCACTGGCCGTGCGTAGGGGGTTGGCCTAAGGGCACATTAGCAGAGATCCCGAACAGCCTCTAAGGGCGCATTCAAGAGGCTTTCGACGATGCCAATACCCGCGCGATGGCGACCCACTCGAACACGTCCGTGGGGTGCCCCGTGGCATGTACCTCCTCACGCTTCATGCCCATGCGCACCAGCACCAATCGCTCATGCGGTACCACCACCACATACTGGCCGTGGAAGCCGCGTGCGTACCAGATGGGTTCGCCGTCCAGTTCGGCCAACCACCAGTAATAGCCATAGCGTCGGTTGGGGCCGTCCTTGTCCATGATCGCTGCCGGGGTGATCGAAGCCTGCCAGTATTCGAGCGGCACGATCTGGCGTCCGTTCCAGCGGCCGCTGTCGAGGTACAACTGGCCCAGCCGGGCGAAGTCGCGCGCCGTGGCATAGAGGCAGCAGAAGTGCTTGAGGTCGCCATCCGGGCGGTCCTTGC is a window from the Flavobacteriales bacterium genome containing:
- a CDS encoding biotin carboxylase, whose translation is MAKKKSSSRRRGKPAPKASAKAPTNKRRTKSARKPAARKKAPGKDPAARKKASTRKPRTTPKMLRGVSDIRRFFYRNEVPIYFISATSFNVLGADEWIKGFRFITYIDCFDGLHPNSFTPQEELPHEEFQSIEDINNYLLEHKEVHDFIESRMQKGRAGKAMFLMFDEKTEKLARKLGLEVIFPPAKLRTFMDNKVNTNRIAEKAGVACVPYVLHHVKNYEHLLSLAQKGRLGTDLVVQTPFGDSGHTTFFINSETDYDKYSKEIEAEKECKIMKRINCRGAAMEACVTQHGTIVAPLMTELVGFKELTPYKGGWCGNEIYADAFTPSIRRKARMYTQRFGDQLRKEGYKGYFELDFLIDQDNGEIYLGELNPRITGASSITNHAVFALADAPLHLFHILEWMDQPYALNVKALNSRWGRAENIDGWGQLVIKFTDDRVERVTEAPRSGIWRMGRDGRINFNRMDSHRRAVEGENEAFFMRITRTGDWLYEGADMGILVMRGRMMTDDFKLTERAKKWIAAIKGQYKSVVPGGMGANGDQGVLEIGGFKMM
- a CDS encoding acyl-CoA--6-aminopenicillanic acid acyltransferase, translating into MFVQLKLIHEPKPSERWQRFWHRVWPLYKHWFLGEGIEARAGYTTSLSMLQEHMPELLPTYERLCELAGGGDLEARFLSMWNPPPYMAGCSQAAWVRGNPTLVRNYDYDPRFFDGRMRHTEWLRPVIGIQDSAWGILDGMNADGLGAALAFGGRKVSGEGFGIPLVVRYVLETCGTVAEAVAAITRIPVHMSYNVLLLDKSGRYAVVYVNPDRPARVVERPVCTNHQDQVEWDEYAAFTQTVYRRDYLEECLLDENIDRAQLLKRFLRPPLYHQQYLRGFGTLYSVSYDLAQGRFKVFWPGKQVEGGFKKFEEQLVQVTLLRPVGRYMAK
- a CDS encoding response regulator transcription factor, which encodes MIRVALFDDNREQRDALCALLDDVDATTCAGAFADARNAVADVEACLPDVVLMDIDMPGINGIQATAELRQKFTDLRVIMLTVIEDDDRIFAAIRAGADGYFLKQTAPLKLIDGIAEAMEGGAPMSPGVARRVLGMVHGPDREKEAEKFQLTEREHEILGLLVKGWTYKRIAAELGIAFPTVNKHVGHVYVKLRVKSVGEAVALAVRRGLA